A region of the Myxococcales bacterium genome:
ACGCCCGTGGGCTTCCCGTCCTCGTGCACGAGGCCGCCAATGACGAGGCCGGTCGCCTTCACGGGCGCGGGCACGTCGCGCTCGACGACGCGCACGGTCTCGACCGGCGGCCGCTCGCGGGTGTCGAAAGCCCACCCCGCGCCGAGGTACAGCATCCAGGGCGGGGTCGGCGAGACCTCCTCGATGAAACGGCCTGTGCCGGTCACGCCGATGTCGAAGGCCGCGGTCAGGGCGAAGCCGCCCTTCCATGGCAGAACGCGGGCGCCGACGGTGAGGCTGCTGGGGGCGTTCTGATCGTTCGCCAAGCAACCGTCTTTGCTCGGGTTATTCGGCTTGCACGCGTACCCCTGCCGGTTCACGGGGATCTGGATCCCGTACTCCAGGAAGGGCCGAACCTTCTCCTTCAGCAGGAAGACCTCGGCGCCGAGGTTGACGTCGAAGTGATCGACCCGGTTCACGCGGAGGCCAAAGCGCTCGATGCGGGTGACCGACTCGCCGCGCAGGGTCTCGACGTCGTTCAGGGTCTGGCCGGTGTTGTCGAGCGAGTAGGTGAGCGTCGCGCCCACGCGGAGGGGCAGCGACTTCTTCATCTCGCGGAGATCGCCGGTCACCAACCCGCGGAACTTCGCGCTCGTGCCCGCGCCGAGCAGGCCGACCGAGCCCGTGCCGTTCACGAGCCACAGCTCCGGCGCGAAGCCCACGTGGAGGACCTTGTTGACCGCCATGTGGCCCTTCAGGCCGAGCTGCGTGTCACCGAGCACCTGGATGAGCGCGGGCCGGTTCTGGTCGCTCGAGTTGGCGTAGGCGCCGGTCGAGCCGTATGCCTCGAGCCAGTTCAAGATCTGCACGTCGAGCGCGAGGGTGCCGCCGATGTGGCTGAGGGAGGAGGCCGTGTTCGGCGCGCCCGCGCGCGGGTTGCGGCACGGCTGCTCCGCGGTGCAGAGGAACCCCGCAGAGAAGGTCTCGGCCGTGAAGGCCACGCGGAACTGACCGGGGGCTCCGCCCTGCGCGAACGGCATGTGGAGGAGGCCGACCCCGCCGATGAGCGTCGGAGACTCGTTGAGCTTTCGGTCGCGAGCCAGCCACTCGTCGTCGGGAGAGACCAGCGCCGCCGGCGACACGGAGGCGGGCGCAGCGGGCGCGCCGGGCGCAGCGGCGGCCGCGCCACCTCCCAGCGAGCCCGCGGGGGGCCCGCCGAGAGACACCCCGCCGCCGACCGCGCCACCGGCGCGGGCGCCACCGCCCGCGGCAGGCTGCGCGCCGGCGATCCCCGCGAACGCTGCCTGGGCCGAGAGGATCGAGAGAAGCGCGAAGGCCTTGGTCTTCATTCGTTCCTGAACGGCGCTACGCGCCGTCTCCTGTGAGCCACGATGCGGCTCTCGTTGCCAGAAGCGACCTCGCGCGCAGCGTGCGTCCCGAGGACTCCCACGGAGTGAGTAGAGCGAGTGAGTGGAGCTCCACCCCGAAGAGTTCGCGGAGTCTTACACGGGCCGCTCATAACGGGAAAGCTTGTTTCACCCGCGGGGTCCGGCGCTCGCCGAGTATTCGTGCAGCTTGTACTGAATCTTGCGGGGAGAGATACCCAGGACGAGCGCCGCCTTGGAGGTGGACCCGCCGCAGGCCTCGAGCGTCTGGAGGATGGCGTAGCGCTCGAGCTCGGCGATCGTCGAGCCCGGCACGCGGGGCGGCCCTCCCCTCGCCTCCTCCGGCACGATGTGGATCGGCAGGTGGCGGCGCTCGATGCGGGGACCGTCGCACAGCACCACCGCGCGCTCCACCGCGTTCTCGAGCTCGCGCACGTTCCCCGGCCACGGGTACGCCGCCAGCGCCTCGCGGGCCTCGTCGGAGAACGCCTCGATCGCGCGCCCGTTCTCCCGGGCGTACCTGCCGAGGAAGAAGCTCGCGAGCGCGGGAATGTCGTGCGGGCGGGCGCGGAGCGGGGGCAGGTCGACCGCGATCACGTTGAGGCGGTAGAAGAGGTCCTCTCGGAACTGGCCGGCCCGTGAGGCGGCCAAGAGATCCTTGTTCGTGGCCGCGATGACGCGCACGTCGACCTTGATGGTCTCGTTGCCACCCACCCGCTCGAAGGTCTTCTCCTGGAGGAAGCGCAGGAGCTTCACCTGGGTGCTCGGCGAAATTTCGCCGATCTCGTCGAGGAAGAGCGTGCCGGTGTCGGCCTGCTTGAACCGCCCCTCGCGGCGCGCGAACGCGCCCGTGAACGCGCCGCGCTCGTGACCGAACAGCTCGCTCTCGAGGAGCGACTCCGAGAGCGCGGCGCAGTGGAGGCGCACGAACGGCTTGTCGGCCCGAGGGGACGCCATGCACACCGCCTCGGCGATGAGCTCCTTGCCCGTTCCGCTCTCCCCCGTGACGAGCACGCTGGCGCGGCTCGGGCCCACCTGCGCGACCAGCGCGAGCACGGCCTGCGTCTTCGGATCCGCCGAGATGATGTGGCCGAACGCGTTTCGCTCGCGCAAGCGGTCGCGCAGCCGCGAGGTCTCCTCGAGCAACCGGGCCTTCTCCATGGCACGCTCGACCACGGCCGAGAGCGCCTCGAAGTCGAGCGGCTTGGCGAGGTAGTTCTCGGCGCCCAGCTTGATGGCCTGCACGGCGCTCGAGATCGTGCCGAACGCCGTCATGACGACGAACACGGTGAGCGGCGACGCCGCGCGGGCCTTTTCCATGAAGGCGAGCCCGTCGAGGCCCGGCATCTTCAGGTCGGTCAAGATCACGTCGG
Encoded here:
- a CDS encoding carboxypeptidase regulatory-like domain-containing protein, with protein sequence MKTKAFALLSILSAQAAFAGIAGAQPAAGGGARAGGAVGGGVSLGGPPAGSLGGGAAAAAPGAPAAPASVSPAALVSPDDEWLARDRKLNESPTLIGGVGLLHMPFAQGGAPGQFRVAFTAETFSAGFLCTAEQPCRNPRAGAPNTASSLSHIGGTLALDVQILNWLEAYGSTGAYANSSDQNRPALIQVLGDTQLGLKGHMAVNKVLHVGFAPELWLVNGTGSVGLLGAGTSAKFRGLVTGDLREMKKSLPLRVGATLTYSLDNTGQTLNDVETLRGESVTRIERFGLRVNRVDHFDVNLGAEVFLLKEKVRPFLEYGIQIPVNRQGYACKPNNPSKDGCLANDQNAPSSLTVGARVLPWKGGFALTAAFDIGVTGTGRFIEEVSPTPPWMLYLGAGWAFDTRERPPVETVRVVERDVPAPVKATGLVIGGLVHEDGKPTGVSNAIVSWDEHPQWTSLATGGDGRFTTHDLPPGTYTFSVKAEGYKPGRCAVTLGPQSGAQGSIVQLDCPVIALPRVGAIVGRVKDAETQAVVRGAVVKLVDSQRKPLSGTADDNGSFRFVEVSPGTATVTAEADGYLSYVAPTDVRPLQDNSVDVLLQKKPKNTSVTLGANEIIIKKQIQFALDSAKILPESTALLTEIADVFIRNPRVRRVELQGHTDNSGTPDHNKALSEDRANAVVAWLVAHGVESSRLVARGYGQGKPLVPNVTAANRARNRRVQFIILEQDAATKAGGAAPAAKPGAAKAPAAKGASKPANSDPNFLK
- a CDS encoding sigma-54-dependent Fis family transcriptional regulator, whose product is MGRGRILIVDDEANARAALSEILHDEGYTTETAADGFKALGKLEEFQPDVILTDLKMPGLDGLAFMEKARAASPLTVFVVMTAFGTISSAVQAIKLGAENYLAKPLDFEALSAVVERAMEKARLLEETSRLRDRLRERNAFGHIISADPKTQAVLALVAQVGPSRASVLVTGESGTGKELIAEAVCMASPRADKPFVRLHCAALSESLLESELFGHERGAFTGAFARREGRFKQADTGTLFLDEIGEISPSTQVKLLRFLQEKTFERVGGNETIKVDVRVIAATNKDLLAASRAGQFREDLFYRLNVIAVDLPPLRARPHDIPALASFFLGRYARENGRAIEAFSDEAREALAAYPWPGNVRELENAVERAVVLCDGPRIERRHLPIHIVPEEARGGPPRVPGSTIAELERYAILQTLEACGGSTSKAALVLGISPRKIQYKLHEYSASAGPRG